Within Hydrogenophaga sp. PAMC20947, the genomic segment ATTTCGCCGGCGGTGGGCAGGTGCTGCACGTAGCGCTGGAAGTACCACTGCCCGCGTTCGACTTCGCTGGGTTTCTCCAGCGCCACGACTCTGGCGCCGCGTGGATTCAGATGCTCCATCACCCGCTTGATGGTGCCGCCCTTGCCTGCGGCGTCGCGGCCTTCAAAAAGGATGACCACGCGTTGCCCGGTTTCCTTGACCCAGGCCTGCAGTTTGAGCAACTCCACCTGCAGCATGTATTTGTTGGCCTCGTAAACGCGGCGCGAGAGCAGATTTTTGTAGGGGTAGGCGCCACTGCGCCAGTCTCTGACCAGTTGCTCGTTGGGGTCCGCGTCGGCTGCCGCGTTGCGCCGGTTCGATTTGGCCTGGCCTTTGAGCAGTTGGCGGATCACCTTGGCATCGTCCGGCGCGGCACCTTCCAGAATCGCGCGCAAAGACTCGGCCTTTTCGGCCTTGTTGCTCTCTTTGGCCGCCAGAATGTCCCGCACGGCCGCCAGCTGTGAACCTTGGTGCGCGATCGTGGCTTTTTTGACCGTGTTCTTGCGGATGCGCTGGGGCACCGTGCTGCCGGTGGTGTCACCCAGCCTGACGCGTCGGGGTTTTTCGGCTTCGTCGGCGCTGGCGGCGGTGCGGGCAGACTTGCGTGCCGGCGCGGCTTTGGCCGGCCTGCTGCGGCTGGTCGCCCTTTTGCCGGGCGCAGGCGCATGGGATGGGCTGGCGCTGGCGGGAGACGGCGGCGTGCTTCTTTCGGTCATGGCTGTTCGCTGAGTGGTCGTCAAAACTCCAGTATGAACCATGCCTGCGCGCAGCGCACCCTCGGCTGTCAGGACAACTTTTTCACCAGCACCTGGCTCTTGCGGTCCCAGTTGTATTTGCGCTTGCGCGCCTCGGGCAACCATTCGGCGGGTACCTGCTGGAAACCGCGTTTGATGAACCAGTGCATGGTGCGGGTGGTGAGCACAAAAATGCTTTGCAACCCTTGGGCGCGAGCGCGGTTTTCAATGCGCTTGAGCAAGCGTTCCCCGTCGCCCTGGCTCTGTACCTGGGGGGACACCGTCAAGGCGTACATTTCACCCGTCATGGCCTCGGGGTACGTATAGAGGGCTGCGCAACCGAAGATGACGCCGTCGTGCTCGATGATGGTGTAGAAGCCGGCGTCCCGTTCGATCTCGGTGCGGTCGCGTTTGACCAGCGTGCCGTCTTTCTCAAACGGCTCGATCAACGCCACGATGCCGCTCACGTCGTCGATCGATGCCTCGCGCAGGCTCTCCAGTTTTTCGTCCACCACCATGGTGCCGATGCCGTCGTGGGTGTAAATCTCGAGCAAGAGGCAGCCCTCTACAGCAAACGGCAAGATGTGGCTGCGCTCCACGCCACCTTCGCAGGCCTTGATGCAGTGCTGCAAATAGAAGGCCGTGTCGGTCGGCTGGGTGGCGCTGGGCAAGGTGGCCAACATGCGTTTGGCCACGGCCAGGGGCAGCTCGGTGTCAATGGGGCTTTCAGGGTCATCGGCATCGGTTCGAATGCCGGGCACCTCGGTCAGGAACATGAGTTTGTCGGCCTGCAAGGCCACCGCCACCGAAGTGGCCACATCTTCCATGGTCAGGTTGAATGCCTCGCCGGTGGGCGAAAAACCAAATGGCGAGAGCAACACCAAAGCCCCCATGTCGAGCGTGCGCTGTATGCCCACCGCGTCTACCTTGCGCACCAGGCCCGAATGAATGAAGTCAACCCCGTCCATCAGGCCCACCGGGCGGGCGGTGATGAAATTGCCTGAAATCACCCGTACCGTGGCGCCTGCCATGGGTGTGTTGGGCAAGCCCTGGCTGAACGCTGCCTCAATTTCGTAGCGCAATTGGCCGGCCGCTTCTTGCGCGCAGTCCAGCGCCACCGAATCGGTGATGCGCATGCCGTGGGAATACTTGGCCTCATGGCCCTTGGCCTTGAGTTGCTCGTTGACCTGCGGC encodes:
- the ppk2 gene encoding polyphosphate kinase 2; its protein translation is MTERSTPPSPASASPSHAPAPGKRATSRSRPAKAAPARKSARTAASADEAEKPRRVRLGDTTGSTVPQRIRKNTVKKATIAHQGSQLAAVRDILAAKESNKAEKAESLRAILEGAAPDDAKVIRQLLKGQAKSNRRNAAADADPNEQLVRDWRSGAYPYKNLLSRRVYEANKYMLQVELLKLQAWVKETGQRVVILFEGRDAAGKGGTIKRVMEHLNPRGARVVALEKPSEVERGQWYFQRYVQHLPTAGEIVLFDRSWYNRAGVERVMGFCSDEEYTEFMRQAPQFERQLVRSGVHLIKFWFSVSREEQRRRFKERKAHPLKQWKLSPIDLASLDKWGDYTKAKEAMFFETDTADSPWTVIKSDCKKRARLNAMRYLLQKLPYSNKDAKHIGKLDSLIVGRAHVVYERGENPGGVIL
- the argA gene encoding amino-acid N-acetyltransferase translates to MSNVFNFTFVPWFRSVAPYIHKHRNNTLVVGLSGEAIEAGKLQTVAQDLALIQSMGVKIVLVHGFRPQVNEQLKAKGHEAKYSHGMRITDSVALDCAQEAAGQLRYEIEAAFSQGLPNTPMAGATVRVISGNFITARPVGLMDGVDFIHSGLVRKVDAVGIQRTLDMGALVLLSPFGFSPTGEAFNLTMEDVATSVAVALQADKLMFLTEVPGIRTDADDPESPIDTELPLAVAKRMLATLPSATQPTDTAFYLQHCIKACEGGVERSHILPFAVEGCLLLEIYTHDGIGTMVVDEKLESLREASIDDVSGIVALIEPFEKDGTLVKRDRTEIERDAGFYTIIEHDGVIFGCAALYTYPEAMTGEMYALTVSPQVQSQGDGERLLKRIENRARAQGLQSIFVLTTRTMHWFIKRGFQQVPAEWLPEARKRKYNWDRKSQVLVKKLS